A single Camelus ferus isolate YT-003-E chromosome 3, BCGSAC_Cfer_1.0, whole genome shotgun sequence DNA region contains:
- the IRF1 gene encoding interferon regulatory factor 1 translates to MPITRMRMRPWLEMQINSNQIPGLIWINKEEMIFQIPWKHAAKHGWDINKDACLFRSWAIHTGRYKAGEKEPDPKTWKANFRCAMNSLPDIEEVKDQSRNKGSSAVRVYRMLPPLTKNQRKERKSKSSRDAKSKAKKKSCGESSPDTFSDGLSSSTLPDDHSSYTAQGYMGQDLDIERALTPALSPCAVSSTLPDWRIPVEIVPDSTSDLYNFQVSPMPSTSEAATDEDEEGKLTEDIMKLLEQSGWQQTNVDGKGYLLNEPGAQPTSVYGDFNCKEEPEVDSPGGYIGLISSDLKNMDTSWLDSLLPPVRLPSIQAIPCAP, encoded by the exons GAGGAGATGATCTTCCAGATCCCGTGGAAGCATGCTGCCAAGCATGGCTGGGACATCAACAAGGACGCCTGTCTCTTTCGGAGCTGGGCCATTCACACAG GCCGATACAAAGCAGGGGAAAAGGAGCCAGATCCCAAGACATGGAAGGCCAACTTCCGCTGTGCCATGAACTCCCTGCCAGATATTGAGGAGGTGAAGGACCAGAGCAGGAACAAGGGCAGCTCAGCTGTGCGGGTGTACCGGATGCTCCCACCCCTCACCAAGAACCAGAGGAAAG AGAGAAAGTCCAAGTCCAGCCGAGATGCTAAGAGCAAGGCCAAGAAGAAG TCATGTGGGGAATCCAGCCCGGATACTTTCTCTGATGGACTCAGCAGCTCCACCCTGCCTGATGACCACAGCAGCTACACAGCTCAGGGCTACATGGGGCAGGACTTGGACATTGAACGGGCCCTTACTCCAG CACTGTCACCGTGTGCCGTTAGTAGCACTCTCCCTGACTGGCGCATCCCAGTAGAAATTGTGCCCGACAGCACCAGTGACCTGTACAACTTCCAGGTGTCACCCATGCCCTCCACCTCTGAAG CCGCAACAGATGAGGACGAGGAAGGGAAATTAACTGAGGACATCATGAAG CTCTTGGAGCAGTCAGGATGGCAGCAGACAAATGTGGATGGGAAGGGGTACCTGCTCAATGAACCTGGGGCCCAACCCACCTCTGTCTATGGAGACTTCAACTGCAAGGAGGAGCCAGAAGTTGACAGCCCTGGCG GGTATATTGGGCTGATATCTTCAGATCTGAAGAACATGGACACCAGCTGGCTGGACAGCCTGCTGCCCCCAGTCAGGCTGCCCTCCATCCAGGCCATTCCTTGTGCACCATAG